A genomic region of Caulobacter sp. NIBR2454 contains the following coding sequences:
- a CDS encoding alginate lyase family protein yields MRSTLIFAALLTTLTAAPALAAGGFAICAPATASSDKSAPELQRVLERAAANRGRAAGAIPKLHTEGTLPGHGIRDISIKAKADHPITLDFALAWRLTGERAYLDQTARYLKAWADIYEMSFNPIDETGFDALMLSYDLTKQDLPPALRARMDGFWRRMAVGYLDAMDAGPRNANTNWQSHRIKLATMSAFLTGDTALITRAREAYRAQVAANLNADGTTFDFHERDALHYVTYNFDPLLMAMLAAKANGQDWFSYQAPSGSSLPHSLDWFAAYARGDKTHIEFANSKIQFDRDRAAAGQSEYAPHPWKPGGSVNTFALAAVLDPKYAALSRELSSRYGRPGPAWLAVCLPRPAV; encoded by the coding sequence ATGCGATCGACCCTGATCTTCGCAGCCCTGCTGACCACTCTGACCGCCGCGCCGGCACTCGCCGCCGGCGGTTTCGCCATCTGCGCCCCTGCAACGGCGTCTTCGGACAAGTCCGCCCCCGAGCTTCAACGCGTGCTGGAACGCGCGGCGGCTAATCGCGGACGCGCGGCGGGAGCCATTCCCAAGCTCCATACCGAGGGCACCCTGCCCGGTCACGGGATCCGCGACATCAGCATCAAGGCCAAGGCCGATCACCCGATCACCCTGGACTTCGCCCTGGCCTGGCGCCTGACTGGCGAGCGCGCCTATCTGGACCAGACCGCCCGTTATCTGAAGGCTTGGGCCGACATCTACGAGATGTCGTTCAACCCTATCGACGAGACGGGCTTTGACGCCCTCATGCTGTCATACGACCTGACCAAGCAGGACCTGCCGCCGGCGCTGCGCGCTCGGATGGACGGGTTCTGGCGGCGCATGGCCGTCGGCTATCTGGACGCCATGGACGCAGGCCCCAGGAACGCCAACACCAACTGGCAAAGCCACCGCATCAAGCTGGCGACCATGAGCGCCTTCCTGACCGGGGACACGGCGCTGATCACCCGCGCCCGCGAGGCCTACCGCGCCCAGGTCGCGGCCAATCTAAACGCCGACGGCACGACGTTCGATTTCCACGAGCGCGACGCCCTGCACTATGTCACCTACAATTTCGACCCGCTGCTCATGGCGATGCTGGCGGCCAAGGCCAACGGCCAGGACTGGTTCTCCTACCAGGCGCCGAGCGGCTCCAGTCTGCCCCACTCGCTCGATTGGTTCGCGGCCTACGCCCGGGGCGACAAGACTCATATCGAGTTCGCCAACTCCAAGATCCAGTTCGACCGCGACCGCGCCGCCGCCGGTCAGTCCGAATACGCGCCCCATCCCTGGAAGCCCGGCGGTTCTGTGAACACCTTCGCGCTGGCCGCTGTGCTGGACCCCAAGTATGCCGCCCTGAGCCGCGAACTTTCGAGCCGTTATGGGCGGCCTGGCCCGGCCTGGCTGGCGGTGTGCCTGCCGCGGCCCGCCGTCTAG
- a CDS encoding glycoside hydrolase family 3 protein, with translation MIRAALIASAAALALASGSQAQPGQAHPQNWPRSASPAAMEDAATEALVRDLLSKMTLEEKVGQTIQADISYIKPEDLKTYPLGSLLAGGSSGPFGDERGDAAKWLAMVNAFRAAAAERPGTQIPLMFGIDAVHGHNNLVGATLFPHNIGLGAARDADLVARIGVATAKEVAATGADWTFGPTLAVPRDDRWGRTYEGYGETPELARLYAGPMTLGLQGVLSPDRTLANGHIAGSAKHFLADGGTDAGLDQGDFKGDEAQLIAEHLSGYREAIDAGVLTIMASFSSWNGVKHTGNRSLLTDVLRGPLGFKGFVVGDWNAHGQVEGCSKESCAAAMNAGLDMYMAPDSWRGLYANTLAQVRSGEIPQARIDEAAARILRVKIKTGLFGPRPAIEGDRSVIGSAAHRDLAREAVAKSLVLLKNNGVLPVKPGARVLVAGRAADDIGLASGGWTISWQGTGTTNADFPGGQSIWAGLKSAVEATGGSAELNVDGAFAQKPDVAVVVFGEDPYAEFQGDVDNLDYAPTEPLALLKALRAKGVPTVALFLSGRPLWTNLEINAADAFVAAWLPGSQAGAVAEVLVAGKDGKPVRDFTGRLSFSWPKTAAQGPLNFGDAGYDPQFAYGYGLSYAKPGQVGALKEESGVAPGAGPMARYFADGRIVAPWSLTLQDADGRTMRVGQLRQSTSPAGSVHYDTIDGGAQESARRFDFIKPGSAWLGGRPVDLTSLAKDGYGLSVRYRRIDASSASVWFGVEGADQPLVPARAWTSASVPLTCFATQGAGLAKIGKPFVLRGEAGAQVEIEDVRLVKTSATGCPR, from the coding sequence ATGATCCGCGCCGCCCTCATCGCCAGCGCCGCCGCTCTCGCCCTGGCCAGCGGCTCACAGGCCCAGCCAGGTCAGGCCCATCCCCAAAACTGGCCCCGTTCGGCTAGCCCCGCGGCCATGGAAGATGCGGCGACCGAAGCCCTGGTGCGCGATCTGCTGTCGAAGATGACCCTGGAGGAAAAGGTCGGCCAGACCATCCAGGCTGACATCAGCTACATCAAGCCCGAAGACCTGAAGACCTATCCGCTGGGCTCGCTGCTGGCGGGGGGAAGTTCTGGCCCCTTTGGCGATGAGCGCGGTGACGCGGCCAAGTGGCTGGCTATGGTCAATGCCTTCAGAGCCGCGGCGGCGGAGCGGCCGGGAACCCAGATTCCGCTGATGTTCGGCATCGACGCGGTCCACGGCCACAACAATCTGGTGGGCGCGACGCTGTTTCCGCACAACATCGGACTGGGCGCCGCGCGCGATGCTGATCTTGTGGCGCGTATCGGTGTCGCCACCGCCAAGGAGGTCGCCGCCACGGGCGCCGACTGGACTTTCGGTCCAACGCTGGCTGTCCCGCGCGACGATCGCTGGGGCCGCACCTATGAAGGCTATGGCGAGACGCCGGAACTGGCCCGTCTCTACGCCGGCCCCATGACGCTTGGCCTGCAAGGCGTCCTGTCCCCCGACCGCACCCTGGCCAATGGTCACATCGCCGGATCGGCCAAGCATTTCCTGGCGGACGGCGGCACGGACGCGGGACTCGACCAGGGCGACTTCAAGGGCGACGAGGCGCAGCTGATCGCCGAGCATCTGTCGGGCTATCGCGAAGCCATCGACGCCGGGGTGCTGACCATCATGGCCTCGTTCTCCAGCTGGAACGGGGTCAAGCACACGGGCAACAGGAGCCTGCTGACCGACGTGCTTCGCGGCCCCCTGGGTTTCAAAGGCTTCGTCGTCGGCGACTGGAACGCCCATGGTCAGGTCGAGGGCTGCAGCAAGGAAAGCTGCGCGGCCGCGATGAACGCGGGCCTGGACATGTACATGGCCCCCGACAGCTGGCGGGGTCTCTACGCCAACACCCTGGCCCAGGTCCGATCGGGCGAAATCCCGCAGGCGCGGATCGACGAAGCCGCCGCCCGCATCCTGCGCGTGAAGATCAAGACCGGCCTGTTTGGCCCCCGCCCCGCCATCGAGGGCGACCGCTCGGTGATCGGGTCTGCCGCCCACCGCGATCTGGCCCGCGAAGCGGTGGCCAAGTCGCTCGTCCTGCTCAAGAACAACGGGGTGTTGCCGGTCAAGCCGGGCGCGCGGGTGCTGGTGGCTGGGCGCGCCGCCGACGACATCGGCCTGGCCTCGGGCGGCTGGACGATATCCTGGCAAGGCACGGGCACGACCAACGCCGACTTCCCTGGCGGCCAGTCGATCTGGGCAGGCCTCAAGAGCGCCGTCGAGGCTACGGGAGGCTCGGCGGAGCTGAATGTCGATGGCGCCTTCGCCCAAAAGCCCGACGTCGCCGTCGTTGTGTTTGGCGAAGACCCCTATGCCGAGTTCCAAGGGGACGTGGACAATCTGGATTATGCGCCGACCGAGCCCCTGGCCCTTCTGAAGGCCCTGCGCGCCAAAGGCGTGCCGACCGTTGCGCTGTTCCTGTCAGGCCGGCCGCTATGGACCAATCTCGAGATCAACGCGGCCGACGCCTTCGTGGCGGCTTGGTTGCCCGGCAGTCAGGCCGGGGCCGTGGCCGAGGTTCTGGTGGCGGGCAAGGACGGCAAGCCAGTGCGGGATTTCACCGGCCGCCTGTCGTTCTCCTGGCCCAAGACCGCCGCCCAGGGCCCGCTCAATTTTGGCGACGCCGGCTATGATCCGCAGTTCGCCTATGGCTATGGGCTGTCCTACGCCAAGCCCGGCCAGGTCGGAGCTCTGAAGGAGGAGTCCGGCGTGGCGCCGGGCGCGGGTCCGATGGCCCGCTACTTCGCCGATGGCCGCATCGTGGCCCCTTGGTCCCTGACCCTGCAGGACGCGGACGGTCGCACCATGCGGGTTGGTCAGCTTCGTCAGTCGACCAGTCCCGCGGGCTCGGTGCACTACGACACCATCGACGGCGGCGCTCAGGAGTCGGCTAGGCGCTTTGACTTCATCAAGCCGGGTTCGGCGTGGTTAGGAGGCCGCCCGGTCGACCTGACGTCCTTGGCGAAGGACGGCTATGGATTGAGCGTGCGCTATCGGCGCATCGACGCCTCGTCGGCGTCGGTCTGGTTTGGCGTCGAGGGCGCAGATCAGCCGTTGGTGCCTGCCCGCGCCTGGACGTCGGCCAGCGTTCCCCTGACATGTTTTGCCACGCAGGGCGCGGGTCTGGCGAAGATCGGCAAGCCCTTCGTGCTGCGAGGCGAGGCCGGCGCGCAGGTCGAGATCGAGGACGTTCGCCTGGTCAAGACTTCCGCGACGGGTTGCCCGCGCTAG
- a CDS encoding glycoside hydrolase family 2 protein: MLRSILAGAALALGLLAATGGQAQGLILTRADLRAGQSLDGQWTYSIDPYRDGLLGFHRGEAGVGHRRYEDSDVDAVTRADPTALYEYDMQRSATADLPASWLTHTPELRHYQGLVWYQRRFQAKPPAGQRAFLRFEAVNYTAKVYLNGKKVGEHEGGFTPFSFEVTDLLRDGENNLTVGVDSTQTPEGVPPPVTDWENYGGLTRSVKLVYAPQTFVDDAWVRLDRQGRIAATVHLDGTSAAGQPVTVRIAKLGLTLSGTTDAQGAWTGEVKAPRNLARWSPKSPTLYDVTIAAAGDQLTDRVGLRTLEAKGGQILLNGKPIFLRGISLHEEELGENPSRTMTEASARALLMEAKDGLDANFVRLAHYPHAEITTRLADEMGLLVWSEIPVYWLVDFANPKTLTLARSMLAENIRRDRNRASIAFWSVANETPVSDARNRFLGRLVDDVRALDDTRLVTAALLANRVETADGRQTVINDPLGEHLDVLAVNTYSGWYGDDTLDAVPSMRWAATDKPLIFSEFGADAKAGFSDPQLQRKFSEDFQARYYVQTLAMVSKVPTVAGMSPWVLKDFRAPRRQHPLYQQGWNRKGLISPSGQRKAAFEVLANFYRDRAREQPDP; encoded by the coding sequence ATGTTGCGCTCCATTCTTGCCGGCGCCGCCCTGGCCCTGGGTCTGCTCGCCGCGACGGGCGGTCAGGCGCAGGGGCTGATCCTGACGCGGGCCGACCTTCGCGCCGGCCAGTCCCTGGATGGCCAGTGGACCTATTCCATCGATCCCTATCGCGATGGCCTGCTGGGCTTTCATCGCGGCGAGGCAGGGGTCGGGCACCGGCGCTATGAAGACAGCGACGTCGATGCGGTGACCCGCGCCGACCCGACCGCGCTCTACGAGTACGACATGCAGCGCTCGGCGACGGCCGACCTGCCCGCCTCGTGGCTGACGCACACCCCCGAGCTTCGCCACTATCAGGGGCTTGTCTGGTACCAGCGCCGCTTCCAGGCCAAGCCGCCGGCGGGCCAGCGCGCCTTCCTGCGCTTCGAGGCGGTCAACTACACCGCTAAGGTCTATCTGAACGGCAAGAAGGTCGGCGAGCATGAGGGTGGCTTCACGCCCTTCTCGTTCGAGGTCACCGACCTCCTGCGCGACGGCGAGAACAACCTGACCGTGGGCGTGGATTCGACGCAGACGCCAGAGGGCGTGCCCCCGCCTGTCACCGACTGGGAGAACTATGGCGGCCTGACCCGGTCCGTGAAGCTGGTCTATGCGCCGCAAACCTTCGTGGATGATGCCTGGGTGCGACTGGATCGCCAAGGCCGGATCGCCGCTACCGTCCATCTGGACGGCACTTCCGCCGCCGGCCAGCCCGTCACCGTGCGCATCGCCAAACTGGGCCTGACCCTGTCAGGAACCACCGACGCCCAGGGCGCCTGGACGGGCGAGGTCAAGGCGCCGCGCAACCTGGCGCGGTGGTCGCCGAAATCGCCGACGCTCTACGACGTCACGATCGCGGCGGCAGGCGATCAGCTGACGGATCGCGTCGGTCTGCGCACCCTCGAAGCCAAGGGGGGCCAGATCCTGTTGAACGGCAAGCCGATCTTCCTGCGCGGCATCAGCCTGCACGAGGAGGAGCTGGGCGAGAACCCGTCCCGGACCATGACCGAGGCCTCCGCCCGCGCGCTTTTGATGGAGGCCAAGGACGGCCTGGACGCCAATTTCGTGCGCCTAGCCCACTATCCCCATGCCGAGATCACCACCCGCCTGGCCGATGAGATGGGCCTGCTCGTGTGGAGCGAAATCCCCGTCTACTGGCTGGTCGATTTCGCCAATCCCAAGACCCTGACCCTGGCGCGGTCCATGCTCGCCGAGAACATCCGACGGGATCGCAATCGCGCCTCCATCGCCTTCTGGAGCGTGGCCAACGAGACGCCCGTGAGCGACGCACGCAACCGCTTCCTGGGCCGGCTTGTCGATGACGTTCGCGCTCTGGACGACACGCGACTGGTGACGGCGGCCCTGCTGGCCAATCGAGTCGAGACCGCTGATGGTCGCCAGACGGTGATCAACGACCCGCTGGGCGAGCATCTCGATGTGCTGGCCGTCAACACCTACAGCGGCTGGTATGGGGACGACACGCTGGATGCGGTGCCTTCCATGCGCTGGGCGGCGACCGACAAGCCGTTGATCTTCTCGGAGTTCGGGGCCGACGCCAAGGCGGGGTTCAGCGACCCGCAGCTTCAGCGCAAGTTCTCCGAGGACTTCCAGGCGCGCTACTACGTCCAGACCCTGGCGATGGTGAGCAAGGTCCCCACGGTCGCGGGCATGTCGCCCTGGGTGCTCAAGGACTTCCGCGCGCCGCGCCGGCAACACCCGCTGTATCAGCAGGGCTGGAACCGCAAGGGCCTGATCTCCCCGTCGGGACAACGCAAGGCCGCGTTCGAGGTCTTGGCAAATTTCTATCGCGACCGGGCGCGTGAGCAGCCCGATCCGTAA
- a CDS encoding rhamnogalacturonan acetylesterase: MLIVAATLTSASAVAQTSNFRAVKIVLVGDSTTAVQGGWGPSFCGKHVMSAVACVNLARGGRSTSNYRAEGSWNVALSEMKSGGFSATYVLIQFGHNDQPGKPGRSTDLATEYPANLKRYVEEVRAAGAIPVLVTPLTRRQFTDGQLIRDLEPWAQATRQVAAETGAPLVDLHAASTAAVQAMGAAQATRLAQSPPTPEILAAARTGTTISSKPATPAAAAAASPKPPQQNNAQIEPMGQAKLAFDYTHLGPEGADYFATMVTAGLVQAVPALRRDLIP, translated from the coding sequence TTGCTGATCGTCGCCGCGACCTTGACGTCTGCGTCCGCCGTCGCCCAAACCTCGAACTTTCGGGCGGTCAAGATCGTCCTGGTCGGAGATTCCACCACGGCGGTACAGGGTGGTTGGGGGCCAAGCTTCTGCGGCAAGCATGTCATGTCCGCGGTGGCCTGCGTGAACCTGGCGCGCGGTGGTCGCAGCACCAGCAACTACCGGGCCGAGGGCTCATGGAATGTCGCGCTCAGCGAGATGAAGTCCGGCGGATTTTCCGCCACCTACGTCCTCATTCAATTCGGTCACAACGACCAACCCGGCAAGCCCGGCCGCTCCACGGATCTGGCCACCGAGTACCCGGCCAACCTGAAGCGCTATGTCGAGGAAGTGCGGGCGGCTGGCGCGATCCCGGTCCTGGTCACGCCTTTGACCCGCCGCCAGTTCACTGACGGCCAACTGATCCGCGACCTCGAGCCCTGGGCGCAGGCGACGCGGCAGGTGGCCGCCGAGACCGGCGCGCCCCTGGTCGATCTGCATGCCGCCAGCACCGCCGCCGTGCAGGCCATGGGCGCGGCGCAAGCGACCCGCTTGGCCCAATCGCCGCCCACGCCCGAAATTCTCGCCGCCGCGCGGACCGGAACCACGATCTCGTCCAAGCCCGCCACGCCGGCGGCGGCGGCGGCTGCTTCTCCCAAACCGCCACAGCAGAACAACGCCCAGATCGAGCCAATGGGCCAGGCCAAGCTTGCGTTCGACTACACGCATCTGGGGCCCGAGGGCGCCGACTACTTCGCCACCATGGTCACCGCTGGGCTGGTCCAGGCTGTGCCCGCCCTGCGGCGCGACCTGATCCCCTGA
- a CDS encoding PAS domain-containing protein has protein sequence MPPEFEQEGRLVLICAPFGSDGANVARLAERAGYSAATFDRIEVLAARLDDGVGMVVVTEEGLAGDLRFLRQALEEQPSWSDIPVLLLVSKNIHRPGAADAARISVRGLANNLVVLERPLGSTSLISAIDSALRSRQRQFQTRDHIAELVKSRRDLAESEAELKRIADALPVLIGFVGSDLRYRFANRAYLDWFGQEPEAVLGRHVREVAGEEAFAARWPSMERALAGHEARLQLSWPHADGRRREADIRYLPRHDASGAVDGFHVFVMDVTERVMGEEALRQTAEQLEERVAERTRELQAEVESRAQTEAALRQSQKMEAVGQLTGGIAHDFNNMLTGIIGAHDMIRRRRAAGRDDDIDRYMDAASASAARAAALTERLLAFSRRQTLDPKAVDANQLIASLLDLLLRTVGEHIQVEVALEADRPLVVDANQLESAILNLCINARDAMPTGGTLRIETALVDDSGDESGMPQSYVRIAVLDTGVGMAPEVLDRVFEPFFTTKPIGQGTGLGLSMVYGFAKQSGGQVRIFSSPGGGATVELLLPVAQAVEAAAAPTKRLSDHDGGGKSVLLVEDDPSVRLLVRDLLIELGYAVMEAAEPQAAIAHLRSPEPVDFMVSDVGLPGMNGRQLAEVARQYRPELPILFVTGYAENAAIRSSFLGTNMDMIAKPFDLNTLGGKIAELTGAQNG, from the coding sequence TTGCCGCCTGAGTTTGAGCAGGAAGGGCGGCTGGTCCTGATCTGCGCGCCCTTCGGCAGTGACGGGGCCAATGTCGCGCGCCTGGCGGAGCGTGCTGGCTACAGCGCGGCGACCTTCGACCGGATTGAAGTCTTGGCCGCGCGGTTGGACGATGGCGTGGGAATGGTTGTCGTCACCGAAGAAGGCCTCGCTGGCGATCTTCGCTTTCTGCGCCAAGCCTTGGAAGAGCAGCCATCCTGGTCGGACATCCCCGTCCTGTTGCTGGTATCAAAGAACATCCATCGGCCCGGCGCGGCCGACGCAGCCCGCATCTCCGTCCGGGGTCTAGCCAACAATCTCGTGGTGCTTGAGCGCCCTCTGGGTTCGACCTCCTTGATCAGCGCGATCGATTCGGCGCTACGCAGTCGCCAGCGCCAGTTTCAGACGCGCGATCACATCGCAGAGCTTGTCAAAAGCCGCAGAGACCTGGCTGAAAGCGAGGCGGAACTGAAACGCATCGCTGACGCTCTGCCGGTGCTGATCGGCTTTGTCGGATCGGACCTGCGCTATCGCTTCGCCAACCGCGCCTATCTGGACTGGTTCGGCCAAGAGCCTGAAGCGGTGCTTGGAAGGCACGTCAGGGAGGTCGCCGGCGAAGAAGCCTTCGCCGCCCGATGGCCAAGTATGGAGCGGGCGCTGGCGGGCCACGAGGCGCGGCTGCAACTCAGTTGGCCTCACGCCGACGGGCGACGTCGGGAAGCCGACATTCGCTATCTGCCGCGACACGACGCCTCCGGCGCGGTCGATGGTTTCCACGTCTTTGTCATGGACGTCACTGAGCGGGTGATGGGCGAGGAAGCCTTGCGCCAGACCGCTGAACAACTGGAGGAGCGGGTCGCCGAGCGCACACGCGAACTGCAGGCCGAGGTCGAAAGTCGCGCCCAGACCGAAGCGGCGCTGCGCCAAAGCCAAAAGATGGAAGCGGTAGGTCAGCTGACGGGCGGTATCGCCCACGACTTCAACAATATGCTCACCGGCATCATTGGCGCTCACGACATGATCCGTCGCCGGCGCGCGGCCGGCCGTGACGACGATATCGACCGCTACATGGATGCGGCCTCGGCCTCGGCGGCGCGCGCCGCCGCACTGACCGAACGTCTTTTGGCCTTCTCACGCCGCCAGACCCTCGACCCCAAGGCCGTCGACGCCAATCAGCTCATCGCCTCTTTACTCGACCTGCTGCTGCGCACGGTCGGCGAGCACATCCAGGTGGAGGTCGCCCTGGAGGCTGATCGCCCGCTAGTCGTCGACGCCAATCAGCTCGAGAGCGCCATCCTCAACCTGTGCATCAACGCCCGCGACGCCATGCCGACGGGCGGGACGCTGCGGATCGAGACCGCTCTGGTCGACGACAGCGGTGATGAGAGCGGCATGCCGCAATCTTACGTACGGATCGCCGTGCTCGACACCGGCGTGGGTATGGCCCCGGAGGTCCTGGATCGGGTGTTCGAACCGTTCTTCACCACCAAGCCCATCGGCCAGGGAACCGGACTCGGGCTGTCGATGGTTTATGGCTTCGCCAAGCAAAGCGGCGGGCAGGTTCGAATCTTTAGCAGCCCCGGCGGCGGCGCCACGGTCGAACTGCTGCTCCCCGTCGCCCAAGCGGTGGAGGCCGCCGCGGCGCCGACCAAGCGCCTCTCGGACCATGACGGTGGTGGCAAGAGCGTCCTTTTGGTGGAGGACGACCCGTCAGTTCGATTGCTGGTGAGGGACCTTTTGATCGAGCTGGGCTATGCGGTGATGGAGGCGGCCGAGCCCCAAGCGGCGATCGCTCACCTGCGCTCCCCTGAGCCGGTGGACTTCATGGTCTCCGATGTCGGCCTGCCTGGCATGAACGGGCGTCAGCTAGCGGAAGTAGCGCGCCAATACCGCCCTGAGCTGCCGATCCTGTTCGTGACCGGCTATGCCGAGAACGCCGCCATACGTTCGAGCTTCTTGGGCACCAACATGGACATGATCGCCAAGCCATTCGACCTGAACACCTTGGGGGGAAAGATCGCCGAGTTAACGGGCGCGCAGAACGGCTAG
- a CDS encoding ATPase domain-containing protein, with the protein MTETTRISTGNTGLDLILRGGLPPERLYLVEGEPGSGKTTLGLQFLREGVERGEPVLYITLSETSEELRAVAASHGWTLDGIELFELSSADEVLGQGRQQSILNSWEVELGGTIRLIQEQVEKINPRRVVFDSLSEMRLLAQDPLRYRRQVLALKQFFAGRKTTVLLVDDLSTSGGRDAHLHSLCHGVITLERLTLQFGAARRRLQVQKLRGVDFIAGYHDLTIRKGGLEVFPRLIASEHHVPFTGEPTPSGLSELDALLAGGPLRGSSTLISGPAGAGKTTLALQYLYAACERGEPTVLYEFDERIGTLLVRSKAMGMDLERHVREGCLKIQQIDPAEMSPGQFVALVREEVEVRKVRLIAIDSLNGYMAAMPQEQQMLLQIHELLSYLNQQGVTTLLINPQHGLVGTMSSTLDVSYVSDAVILVRFFEAGGRMRKAISVIKNRGGAHEDSIRELRVDSRGLRVGEPLVDFKGVMTGTPEYIGEPQPLLEDRA; encoded by the coding sequence ATGACCGAAACAACCCGTATCTCCACCGGCAATACCGGTCTTGATCTGATTTTGCGTGGAGGGTTGCCGCCAGAAAGGCTCTATCTGGTCGAAGGCGAGCCAGGTTCGGGCAAGACCACCTTAGGCCTGCAGTTCCTTCGCGAGGGCGTCGAACGCGGCGAGCCGGTCCTCTACATCACCCTATCGGAAACGAGCGAAGAGCTGCGGGCGGTGGCCGCATCCCACGGCTGGACGCTGGACGGGATCGAGCTTTTCGAACTGTCGTCCGCCGACGAGGTGCTTGGCCAGGGGCGTCAGCAATCGATCCTCAACTCCTGGGAAGTGGAGCTGGGCGGCACTATCCGGCTCATCCAGGAGCAGGTGGAGAAGATCAATCCGCGACGCGTGGTCTTTGACAGCCTGTCGGAAATGCGGCTGCTGGCCCAGGACCCCTTGCGCTATCGCCGCCAGGTTTTGGCTCTCAAGCAGTTCTTCGCAGGTCGCAAGACGACGGTTCTGCTGGTGGACGACCTGTCGACCTCGGGCGGGCGCGATGCGCATCTGCACAGTCTGTGCCACGGGGTGATCACCCTTGAGCGGCTGACGCTGCAGTTCGGCGCCGCCCGCCGCAGGCTGCAGGTTCAAAAGCTCCGCGGCGTGGACTTCATCGCCGGCTACCACGATCTGACGATCCGCAAGGGGGGGCTCGAAGTCTTCCCAAGACTGATCGCTTCCGAACATCACGTTCCCTTCACGGGCGAGCCCACACCGAGCGGACTGTCAGAGCTCGACGCCTTGCTGGCCGGTGGTCCCCTGCGTGGCTCCAGCACCTTGATCAGCGGCCCGGCGGGCGCGGGTAAGACGACGCTTGCCCTGCAATATCTCTACGCCGCCTGCGAGCGCGGCGAGCCGACAGTCCTCTATGAGTTTGACGAGCGGATCGGCACGCTCCTGGTCAGGAGCAAGGCCATGGGAATGGACCTTGAGCGACATGTCAGGGAGGGTTGTCTCAAGATCCAGCAGATCGATCCGGCGGAGATGTCGCCCGGCCAATTCGTCGCCCTGGTGCGCGAGGAGGTCGAGGTGCGCAAGGTTCGCTTGATCGCCATCGACAGCCTCAACGGCTACATGGCCGCTATGCCGCAGGAGCAGCAGATGCTCCTGCAAATCCACGAACTGCTGTCCTATCTGAACCAGCAAGGCGTCACGACGCTGCTGATCAATCCGCAGCATGGGCTGGTCGGCACAATGTCATCGACCCTGGACGTCTCTTACGTATCGGACGCTGTGATCCTTGTGCGCTTCTTCGAAGCCGGCGGTCGCATGCGCAAGGCCATCTCAGTGATCAAGAATCGCGGGGGCGCTCACGAAGACTCAATTCGGGAGCTGCGCGTTGATAGTCGAGGCTTGCGCGTCGGCGAGCCGCTTGTGGACTTCAAGGGCGTGATGACCGGAACCCCCGAATACATCGGCGAGCCTCAGCCTCTTTTGGAAGATCGCGCTTGA